The Clostridia bacterium genome segment CGGTTTTCCACCATTTCAAACAGCTCGCGGTTTAAATACAGCAAAATCTCAAAACGATTTTGTGCCCAGTCAAGGGTTTCGGAAAGCATGGTATATTTTTCATCAAACAAATCCGCCAGAGACCCCAACAAATCCTCTTTGCTCTGAAAATAGTGATAAAAAGAGCCTTTGGAGGTTTTGGACTCGATAATAATTTCTTCTACCGTAGTATTTTCAAAGCCCTGCTCATAAAAAAGCTTCCAGGCCGCATCTATAATTTTCCCTTTGGTATTTTTTGTTTTCTTCATACTCTTCGCCCCTTGACAAATTTAATTTTTAGGTGTATCATAATATATTATAATACAAAGAAAGGCAGATGTAAAGAATGAATATTACAATTACGAAAACAACTGCACCGAAACAGAAACCGCAGGACGAGTCCAAGCTCGGCTTTGGTAAGGTATTTACCGACCATATGTTCATTATGAACTATTCGGGTGAAAAGGGCTGGCACGATGCAAGAATCGTTCCTTACGGCGATTTGACCCTGTCTCCTGCTTCCATGGTTTTCCATTACGGTCAGGAAATGTTTGAAGGCTTAAAGGCATACAAAGGAGCTGACGGCAAAGCAAGACTGTTCCGTCCCGAAATGAACGCAAAGAGAACCAACAACACCAACAAGCGTCTTTGCATTCCCGAACTTCCGGAAGAAATGTTTGTAGAGGCTGTTAAGGCTGTTGTAAAGGTTGACGAAGACTGGATTCCCTCCGCTCCCGGCACATCCCTTTATATCCGTCCGTTCATCATTGCAACCGACTCCTTCTTAGGGGTTGCGCCCTCTGACACCTACTTATTCATGATTATCCTCTCTCCCAGCGGTGCTTACTACGCAAGCGGTTTGGCTCCGGTCGGCATCTGGATTGAAGACGAATATGTTCGTGCAGTACGCGGTGGTATGGGCTTTGCTAAGGCAGGCGGTAACTACGCTGTATCTTTGGCGGCACAGGTTAAAGCACATGACGACGGTTATTCTCAGGTTTTGTGGCTGGACGGCGTAGAACGCAAATACATTGAAGAAGTTGGTGCAATGAACATCTTCTTTAA includes the following:
- a CDS encoding branched-chain amino acid aminotransferase; the protein is MNITITKTTAPKQKPQDESKLGFGKVFTDHMFIMNYSGEKGWHDARIVPYGDLTLSPASMVFHYGQEMFEGLKAYKGADGKARLFRPEMNAKRTNNTNKRLCIPELPEEMFVEAVKAVVKVDEDWIPSAPGTSLYIRPFIIATDSFLGVAPSDTYLFMIILSPSGAYYASGLAPVGIWIEDEYVRAVRGGMGFAKAGGNYAVSLAAQVKAHDDGYSQVLWLDGVERKYIEEVGAMNIFFKINGKIVTPMLNGSILPGITRDSVIQVCKSWGLEVEERKVSVDELKEAYENGTLEEVFGTGTAAVISPVGKLRWVDEVMEIGNGEIGEVSQKLYDTITGIQWGKIEDPFGWSVLVD